One Nonomuraea angiospora DNA segment encodes these proteins:
- a CDS encoding glycosyltransferase — MAMPLRSLPKIAETAPAPAPERPRRILISTDTYPPDVNGAAYFTHRLATGLAARGNEVHVVCQSDVGPPTADVVDDVIVHRLRSAPIPVHPSMRFTVPARLDRLIADIRPDVLHAQGHFVVGRAAIAAARRADVPIVATNHFMPDNLFQFCHIPERLRAKAGRLAWRDFSRIFNRADRITTPTPLAAKLLADQGFGREVEAVSCGIDLTRFHPRAEPKAWARKLFDLPDRPTILFVGRLDEEKRLDEIVRALPLVLNQTDAQAVFVGRGNQRAELERLAARIGVGERVFFLGFVPDELMPQTFAAADVFAMPGVAELQSIATLEAMAMGLPVVAADAMALPHLVDENGYLFQPGDVISLSRHLTSILTDEDLRARLGKTSRELALTHDDRSSLARFEQIYDEVAR, encoded by the coding sequence ATGGCCATGCCCCTGCGCTCTCTCCCCAAGATCGCCGAGACCGCCCCCGCCCCCGCCCCCGAACGGCCCCGCCGGATCCTGATCTCGACCGACACCTACCCGCCGGACGTCAACGGCGCCGCCTACTTCACCCACCGCCTGGCCACCGGCCTGGCCGCGCGCGGCAACGAGGTGCACGTGGTCTGCCAGTCGGACGTGGGCCCGCCCACCGCCGACGTCGTGGACGACGTGATCGTGCACCGCCTGCGCTCCGCGCCGATACCGGTCCACCCCTCGATGCGGTTCACGGTGCCGGCCAGGCTCGACCGGCTGATCGCCGACATCCGCCCCGACGTGCTGCACGCCCAGGGCCACTTCGTGGTCGGCAGGGCCGCCATCGCCGCCGCCCGGCGCGCCGACGTGCCCATCGTGGCCACCAACCACTTCATGCCCGACAACCTCTTCCAGTTCTGCCACATCCCCGAGCGGCTGCGGGCCAAGGCCGGCCGGCTCGCGTGGCGCGACTTCAGCCGGATCTTCAACCGCGCCGACCGCATCACCACCCCGACCCCGCTGGCCGCCAAGCTGCTGGCCGACCAGGGCTTCGGCCGCGAGGTGGAGGCGGTCTCCTGCGGGATCGACCTGACCAGGTTCCACCCGCGCGCCGAGCCCAAGGCGTGGGCGCGCAAGCTGTTCGACCTGCCCGACAGGCCCACCATCCTGTTCGTCGGCCGCCTGGACGAGGAGAAGCGCCTGGACGAGATCGTCCGCGCCCTGCCGCTCGTGCTGAACCAGACCGACGCCCAGGCGGTCTTCGTCGGCCGCGGCAACCAGCGGGCCGAACTGGAGCGGCTGGCCGCCCGCATCGGCGTCGGCGAGCGGGTCTTCTTCCTCGGCTTCGTGCCCGACGAGCTCATGCCCCAGACGTTCGCCGCCGCCGACGTGTTCGCCATGCCGGGCGTCGCCGAGCTGCAGAGCATCGCCACGCTGGAGGCCATGGCCATGGGGCTGCCCGTGGTGGCCGCCGACGCGATGGCGCTGCCGCACCTGGTGGACGAGAACGGATACCTGTTCCAGCCGGGCGACGTGATCTCCCTGTCCAGGCACCTGACGAGCATTCTCACCGACGAGGACCTGCGGGCCCGCTTGGGCAAGACCAGCAGGGAGCTGGCGCTCACCCACGACGACCGGTCGTCGCTGGCCCGGTTCGAGCAGATCTACGATGAGGTGGCCCGATGA
- a CDS encoding cytochrome P450 codes for MLITRHAAAEAVLADPRYVPPPVRQDAEEGTLAWLRAQVSRFSTGETHAGRRRLLEERLAALDPAELRPAARAMTLERGGDWRGVPTAVLGAALGVKDTSAVAAAATGYLSGEESPEADAAVARLLGQAPIPEITLLLQGHAATEALIENALGHAPGHAFENADPEALLHETLRQDPPLKATRRLDTRTGDEVTIDLVSANRDPDVFADPDRFDPSRGRTPHLTFGHGVRPCPAPAYALALAAGVLEALLHLSRS; via the coding sequence ATGCTCATCACACGCCACGCGGCCGCTGAGGCGGTGCTCGCCGACCCCAGGTACGTGCCGCCTCCCGTACGACAGGACGCCGAGGAGGGCACGCTGGCCTGGCTGCGCGCCCAGGTGTCGAGGTTCAGCACCGGAGAGACGCACGCCGGGCGGCGCCGCCTGCTGGAGGAGCGGCTGGCCGCCCTTGACCCCGCCGAGCTGAGGCCGGCGGCCAGGGCCATGACGCTGGAGCGGGGCGGTGACTGGCGGGGCGTCCCCACGGCCGTGCTCGGCGCCGCGCTGGGCGTGAAGGACACGAGCGCCGTGGCCGCCGCCGCGACCGGCTACCTGTCCGGCGAGGAGAGCCCGGAGGCCGACGCCGCCGTCGCCCGGCTGCTCGGCCAGGCTCCGATCCCCGAGATCACCCTGCTGCTGCAGGGGCACGCCGCCACGGAGGCGCTCATCGAGAACGCCCTCGGGCACGCCCCCGGGCACGCCTTCGAGAACGCCGATCCCGAGGCGCTGCTGCACGAGACGCTCAGGCAGGACCCGCCGCTCAAGGCCACCCGCAGGCTCGACACGCGGACCGGCGACGAGGTGACCATCGACCTGGTGTCGGCCAACCGCGACCCTGACGTGTTCGCCGACCCCGACCGGTTCGATCCCTCGCGCGGCCGTACCCCCCATCTGACCTTCGGCCACGGCGTGCGCCCCTGCCCCGCGCCCGCTTACGCGCTCGCGCTGGCCGCCGGCGTGCTCGAAGCCCTTCTCCACCTGAGCCGCTCATGA
- a CDS encoding DMT family transporter: MTVLAAAIALVGSLFFALGAALQQFEAVGSAKPGLLALLRKPRWLLGGASILTGGGLHIVALGLGPLTVVQPMGVASLLFALPLAATLHGRKPSPKELAAAGVVAAGLVGLVLLVPDSEGPTYLSPNGVLTLLGVAGVAAVLLWAASRAVSPAGRAALLATSSGVLYGATATLMRVLLDGTWNWWYVLALPVPLLLALVMLQRAYAAGHFGVSFASLQIADPLTAVAFGALLLGEPVPTGVLPVAAALLTAAGTVALARTSPLESRNNPPAHSPTPL, translated from the coding sequence ATGACTGTGCTGGCCGCGGCGATCGCCCTGGTCGGTTCGCTGTTCTTCGCGCTCGGAGCCGCTCTCCAGCAGTTCGAGGCAGTCGGGTCGGCCAAGCCGGGGCTGCTCGCGCTGCTGCGGAAGCCGCGCTGGCTGCTCGGCGGCGCGTCCATTCTGACGGGTGGTGGCCTGCACATCGTCGCACTCGGACTAGGGCCGCTGACCGTCGTCCAGCCGATGGGCGTGGCGAGCCTGCTGTTCGCCCTGCCCCTCGCCGCCACGCTGCACGGCCGCAAGCCCTCCCCCAAGGAGCTGGCGGCCGCGGGTGTGGTGGCGGCCGGGCTGGTCGGGCTCGTCCTGCTCGTCCCCGATTCCGAAGGTCCCACCTACCTCAGCCCGAACGGGGTGCTCACGCTGCTCGGCGTGGCCGGAGTCGCGGCGGTCCTGCTGTGGGCCGCCTCGCGGGCGGTCTCACCGGCGGGCCGGGCCGCCCTGCTCGCCACCAGCTCGGGCGTGCTCTACGGCGCGACGGCCACGCTCATGCGCGTGCTGCTGGACGGCACCTGGAACTGGTGGTACGTGCTGGCGCTGCCGGTGCCCCTGCTGCTGGCGCTGGTGATGCTCCAGCGGGCCTACGCGGCCGGGCACTTCGGCGTCTCGTTCGCCTCGCTCCAGATCGCCGACCCGCTGACCGCGGTGGCGTTCGGCGCGCTGCTGCTCGGCGAGCCGGTGCCGACCGGCGTCCTGCCGGTCGCGGCGGCGCTCCTGACCGCGGCCGGGACCGTCGCGCTGGCCCGCACCAGCCCGCTGGAGTCCCGCAACAATCCCCCGGCTCATTCCCCCACCCCTTTGTGA
- the leuE gene encoding leucine efflux protein LeuE: MFFGITDFWAYAIGALLIILLPGPNSLYVLSFAAQNGVRQGYRAAAGVFIGDTVLMFLAAAGAASLLRSNPLLFTIVKYAGAGYLAWMGFQMIRGAWRSRKATKEEKPQVKLERQPHPFRKALLISLLNPKAILFFVSFFIAFVDPGYANPALSFLILGAVIQVFSFLYLTALIFGGTFLANQFRRRRKLSAGLTSGVGVLFLGFGAKLATSSLS; encoded by the coding sequence ATGTTCTTCGGCATCACCGATTTCTGGGCCTACGCCATCGGCGCCTTGCTGATCATCCTGCTGCCCGGCCCCAACTCCCTGTACGTACTCAGCTTCGCCGCCCAGAACGGCGTCCGCCAGGGCTACCGGGCCGCGGCGGGCGTCTTCATCGGCGACACCGTGCTGATGTTCCTGGCCGCCGCCGGCGCCGCGTCCCTGCTCCGCTCCAACCCGCTGCTCTTCACGATCGTCAAGTACGCGGGCGCCGGCTACCTGGCGTGGATGGGCTTCCAGATGATCAGGGGCGCCTGGCGATCGAGGAAGGCGACCAAGGAGGAGAAGCCGCAGGTCAAGCTGGAACGCCAGCCGCACCCGTTCCGCAAGGCCCTGCTGATCAGCCTGCTGAACCCGAAGGCCATCCTCTTCTTCGTCTCGTTCTTCATCGCGTTCGTCGACCCGGGCTACGCCAATCCCGCGCTGTCGTTCCTCATCCTGGGCGCGGTGATCCAGGTGTTCAGCTTCCTCTATCTGACGGCGCTGATCTTCGGCGGGACCTTCCTGGCCAACCAGTTCCGCCGGCGCAGGAAGCTCAGCGCCGGTCTGACCTCCGGAGTCGGCGTCCTGTTCCTCGGATTCGGCGCGAAGCTCGCCACCTCGTCACTCAGTTGA
- a CDS encoding isocitrate lyase/PEP mutase family protein has product MNFHDLHRPGDPLLLPNAWDYGSAALLAREGFPAIGTTSLGVAAAYGKPDAAGATRAETIELAESIKDLGVMVTVDIEGGFSDDPAEVSDLVAALAALGVAGVNLEDGRPDGTLRPIELHQRIIEAARGHGVFVNARTDTYWLKTGDTRERVAAYGHADGIFVPGMSELREIAEVAASTPLPLNVLYQPDGPTLAQLAEAGVARVSTGSLLYRAALHGAVAALSAAQGRQAPALPTYAEIAALLPQPR; this is encoded by the coding sequence ATGAACTTCCACGACCTGCACCGCCCCGGCGACCCCCTGCTGCTGCCGAACGCCTGGGACTACGGCTCGGCCGCCCTCCTGGCCCGGGAGGGTTTCCCCGCGATCGGCACGACCAGCCTCGGCGTGGCCGCCGCGTACGGCAAGCCGGACGCGGCCGGCGCCACCAGGGCGGAGACCATCGAGCTGGCCGAGTCGATCAAGGACCTGGGCGTCATGGTCACCGTCGACATCGAGGGCGGCTTCAGCGACGACCCCGCCGAGGTGTCCGACCTGGTCGCGGCCCTCGCCGCGCTCGGAGTGGCGGGGGTCAACCTGGAGGACGGCCGCCCCGACGGCACGCTGCGCCCGATCGAGCTGCACCAGCGGATCATCGAGGCGGCCAGGGGCCACGGCGTGTTCGTCAACGCCCGTACGGACACGTACTGGCTGAAGACCGGCGACACGCGCGAACGGGTGGCCGCCTACGGCCACGCCGACGGGATCTTCGTGCCCGGCATGAGCGAGCTGCGCGAGATCGCCGAGGTCGCCGCGAGCACGCCGCTGCCCCTCAACGTCCTCTACCAGCCGGACGGCCCCACGCTCGCCCAGCTCGCCGAGGCCGGCGTGGCCAGGGTGAGCACCGGCTCGCTGCTGTACCGGGCCGCGCTCCACGGGGCGGTCGCGGCGCTGTCGGCCGCCCAGGGCAGGCAGGCTCCTGCGCTGCCGACCTACGCGGAGATCGCCGCGCTGCTGCCGCAACCGCGATAA
- a CDS encoding DedA family protein produces MSHAILDLVQQVMTSPWLYAALFGLALLDGFFPIVPAETSVITAAVFAASGETNLALVIVAAALGAFAGDHISYLIGNKSAGRLREKKAFVWARDTLAERGGLVLVVARYIPGGRTATTLTMGAVRHPLRSFTFFDAIAASSWAVYSGLIGFFGGMAFENDPIKGLLLGLGIAVSITGLVELVRWLRKRRAIQASPERLPADTSV; encoded by the coding sequence ATGTCGCACGCCATTCTCGACCTGGTCCAGCAGGTGATGACCTCACCTTGGTTATACGCGGCGCTGTTCGGCCTCGCGCTGCTCGACGGGTTCTTCCCGATCGTGCCGGCCGAGACGTCAGTGATCACCGCCGCGGTGTTCGCCGCCTCCGGCGAGACGAACCTGGCCCTGGTCATCGTGGCGGCCGCCCTGGGCGCCTTCGCCGGTGACCACATCTCCTACCTGATCGGCAACAAGTCGGCGGGCAGGCTGCGGGAGAAGAAGGCGTTCGTCTGGGCGCGCGACACGCTGGCCGAGCGGGGCGGCCTCGTCCTCGTGGTCGCCAGGTACATCCCCGGCGGGCGCACCGCGACCACGCTGACCATGGGCGCCGTACGGCATCCGCTGCGCTCGTTCACGTTCTTCGACGCGATCGCGGCGAGCTCGTGGGCGGTGTACTCGGGGCTGATCGGCTTCTTCGGCGGCATGGCCTTCGAGAACGACCCGATCAAGGGCCTGCTCCTCGGCCTGGGCATCGCGGTGTCCATCACCGGGCTCGTCGAGCTCGTGAGATGGCTCAGGAAGCGACGCGCCATCCAGGCTTCCCCAGAACGTCTTCCGGCGGACACGTCCGTTTGA
- a CDS encoding DUF998 domain-containing protein — protein sequence MTPVQSAWGAVSGTVVSACALAYAQVALPTQPLLSDYALVSGGLVPVLVGMLALAGACLCLAYGLAASEPARTAATRVLLLAGAAGLMMSAIFPTDPGNSQVGSLTGEIHRWAAAVVFTSLPVAGWTLARGREAAPRWNAVRALSVTSAAMLAFYLAAHPASITSPLIGGAGYYGPLERGVVLAEMALLVAMALVSVAKRPAVRTQAVPAATERPERSDRLAA from the coding sequence ATGACCCCAGTCCAAAGCGCCTGGGGCGCTGTCTCCGGCACGGTGGTGTCCGCGTGCGCGCTGGCGTACGCGCAGGTCGCCCTGCCGACGCAGCCGCTGCTCAGCGACTACGCCCTGGTCTCCGGCGGGCTCGTGCCCGTCCTCGTGGGGATGCTGGCACTGGCGGGGGCGTGCCTGTGCCTCGCGTACGGGCTGGCGGCGAGCGAGCCGGCGCGCACCGCGGCCACCCGGGTGCTGCTCCTGGCGGGGGCGGCGGGGCTGATGATGAGCGCGATCTTCCCCACGGACCCCGGCAACTCGCAGGTCGGCTCGCTGACCGGCGAGATCCACCGGTGGGCGGCGGCCGTCGTGTTCACCTCGCTGCCGGTCGCCGGCTGGACCCTGGCCAGGGGCCGGGAGGCGGCGCCCCGGTGGAACGCCGTCCGGGCCCTGAGCGTGACCTCCGCGGCCATGCTGGCCTTCTACCTGGCGGCCCACCCGGCCTCGATCACCTCGCCGCTGATCGGCGGCGCGGGCTACTACGGCCCGCTGGAGCGGGGCGTGGTGCTGGCCGAGATGGCGCTGCTCGTCGCGATGGCGCTGGTGTCGGTCGCGAAGCGGCCCGCCGTGCGCACCCAGGCCGTTCCGGCCGCGACCGAACGCCCCGAGCGGTCCGATCGCCTGGCGGCCTGA
- a CDS encoding VC0807 family protein, whose protein sequence is MNHPPVHLPRLTALARQAAPRLLEGVVAPLAVFYLAMMVLGFKGALIATVAWVYIGVGWRLIRRVKVPATMFLAAFAITVRALVAFWTGTWMWFFIQPEMGTICISIAFLASVRLNRPLVQKLTLDYIHLPSAVLKHERVRRFFARITLLWAFVLLMNSTLSIALAVHEYVAGSLGGFMVLRTSAVAVISGLAIAFSIFAFKRVLRRLNVAHT, encoded by the coding sequence TTGAACCATCCCCCGGTCCACCTTCCACGCCTGACCGCACTCGCCCGGCAGGCGGCCCCCCGGCTGCTCGAAGGCGTCGTGGCGCCGCTGGCGGTGTTCTACCTGGCCATGATGGTCCTGGGGTTCAAGGGCGCGCTCATCGCCACCGTCGCCTGGGTCTACATCGGGGTGGGGTGGCGGCTGATCAGGCGGGTCAAGGTGCCCGCGACCATGTTCCTGGCCGCGTTCGCGATCACGGTCCGCGCCCTCGTGGCGTTCTGGACCGGCACGTGGATGTGGTTCTTCATCCAGCCGGAGATGGGCACGATCTGCATCAGCATCGCGTTCCTCGCCTCCGTCCGGCTCAACCGGCCGCTCGTGCAGAAGCTCACGCTCGACTACATCCATCTGCCGTCGGCGGTGCTCAAGCACGAGCGGGTCCGCAGGTTCTTCGCCAGGATCACGCTGCTGTGGGCGTTCGTGCTGCTCATGAACTCGACGCTCAGCATCGCTCTGGCCGTCCACGAGTACGTGGCCGGGTCGCTCGGCGGGTTCATGGTGCTGCGGACGTCAGCGGTGGCCGTGATCAGCGGGCTGGCGATCGCGTTCTCCATCTTCGCCTTCAAGCGGGTGCTCCGCCGGCTGAACGTCGCCCACACCTGA
- a CDS encoding BTAD domain-containing putative transcriptional regulator yields the protein MRFQILGPTSALGEDGEPVALGGPRVRALLTLLALHAGRIVGGEQLVDGMYGPRPPEGVANALQSQVSRLRRALGRDLVEFHPAGYRLVADPQDVDARRFELLAQQGRQALAGGDPGRAATLLREALELWRGAPLSDAPHAEAAAAALAELRLAAVEDRVQADLDLGRHRELVAELSQLTAAHPLRERLRAQLMRALYGSGRQAEALTVYDEARKILDEELGVEPGAELAAAHLAVLRADPALGAAAPDAAPAARRRQGLRAQLTSFVGRAEEIEEVAARLRANRLVTLIGPGGAGKTRLATEAAEQEPGDVCFVALAPVSDDAGVPGAVLSALDIRDAPPTPDRLTVDPATRLVTALAGRSLLLVLDNCEHVVAATAELADLLLASCPELRVLVTGREALGITGESILPVAPLRLPPPETGDPLDYPAVRLFADRAAAVRPGFAVDAGNAAAVVRICRALDGLPLAIELAAARLRTLPVSDVAARLDDRFGLLTRGSRTALPRHQTLHAVVAWSWDLLDESEQRLARRLSVFVGGARPEAAEQVCGLSEDVLFSLAEKSLVEFVGGRFRMLETIRAFCAERLAESGEAEPISEAHARYYLDLVMTADPRLRTREQLEWLVRLDEESAELDAAIRWATASGRPELGLRLLAHCACYWWMRGHRVTGAHLAADLLTTLAFRPPPGMEEEYVMCVLIRAWTGDIDDELRARLAEARQLLPAYSLPLRLEFLSMLLSAYTGPPGEYDEVHAALINRANDLQPWQEALSSGGVGFLLQSVGRVAEALDNFERSLAAFKAIGERWGMVMTLSGLGSLYEEKGDFTTAVALADEALAVATELGAETEIAEALCRRGDARLHLADATGARADYLRAAGMSRRNGSTETLAWARLGLGRVALFQGDLDEARALLVQAREEVPADWYSAEDTRARIATALDEVNARSAVTPSAEPPHEAVSTAPAGPPHEAVSEPPAEPTGDPSTAPPSEAVNPPPPGPSPGPLPGPDGGTVSER from the coding sequence ATGCGCTTCCAGATCCTCGGGCCCACCAGCGCGCTGGGCGAGGACGGCGAGCCGGTCGCGCTCGGCGGTCCCCGGGTGCGCGCGCTGCTGACGCTGCTCGCCCTGCACGCCGGCCGCATCGTCGGCGGCGAGCAGCTCGTGGACGGCATGTACGGCCCGAGACCGCCCGAGGGCGTGGCCAACGCGCTGCAGTCGCAGGTCTCCAGGCTGCGCCGGGCACTGGGCAGGGACCTGGTGGAGTTCCATCCGGCGGGATACCGGCTGGTGGCCGACCCCCAGGACGTGGACGCGCGCAGGTTCGAGCTGCTGGCGCAGCAGGGCAGGCAGGCCCTCGCCGGCGGCGACCCCGGCCGGGCGGCCACGCTCCTGCGCGAGGCGCTCGAGCTGTGGCGGGGCGCGCCGCTCTCCGACGCCCCGCACGCCGAGGCCGCCGCGGCGGCGCTGGCCGAGCTGCGGCTGGCCGCCGTCGAAGACCGCGTGCAAGCCGACCTCGACCTGGGCCGGCATCGCGAGCTGGTCGCCGAGCTCAGCCAGCTCACCGCCGCCCACCCGCTGCGCGAGCGGCTGCGCGCCCAGCTCATGCGCGCCCTCTACGGCAGCGGCCGGCAGGCCGAGGCGCTGACCGTCTACGACGAGGCCAGGAAGATCCTGGACGAGGAGCTGGGCGTCGAGCCGGGAGCCGAGCTGGCCGCCGCCCACCTGGCCGTGCTCAGGGCCGACCCTGCGCTCGGCGCCGCCGCTCCCGACGCCGCCCCCGCGGCCCGGCGGCGGCAGGGCCTGCGCGCCCAGCTCACCAGCTTCGTCGGCAGGGCCGAGGAGATCGAGGAGGTGGCCGCCAGGCTGCGCGCCAACCGGCTCGTCACGCTGATCGGGCCAGGCGGCGCGGGCAAGACGCGGCTGGCGACCGAGGCGGCCGAGCAGGAGCCCGGCGACGTGTGCTTCGTGGCGCTCGCGCCGGTCTCCGACGACGCCGGCGTCCCAGGGGCCGTCCTGTCCGCCCTGGACATCCGCGACGCCCCGCCCACCCCCGACCGGCTCACCGTCGACCCGGCCACCAGGCTCGTCACCGCGCTGGCCGGCCGCAGCCTGCTCCTCGTCCTGGACAACTGCGAACACGTCGTCGCGGCCACCGCCGAGCTGGCCGACCTGCTGCTGGCCTCCTGCCCCGAGCTGCGCGTGCTGGTGACCGGGCGCGAGGCGCTCGGCATCACCGGCGAGTCGATCCTGCCCGTGGCGCCGCTGCGGCTGCCGCCGCCCGAGACCGGCGACCCCCTGGACTATCCGGCGGTCCGGCTGTTCGCCGACCGCGCCGCCGCCGTACGGCCTGGTTTCGCCGTCGACGCGGGCAACGCCGCGGCGGTCGTACGCATCTGCCGGGCGCTCGACGGGCTGCCGCTGGCCATCGAGCTGGCCGCGGCGCGGCTGCGCACCCTGCCGGTGTCCGACGTGGCGGCCCGGCTCGACGACCGGTTCGGGCTGCTGACCAGGGGCAGCCGTACGGCGCTGCCCCGGCACCAGACGCTGCACGCGGTCGTCGCGTGGAGCTGGGACCTGCTGGACGAGAGCGAGCAGCGGCTGGCCAGGCGGCTGAGCGTGTTCGTCGGCGGGGCCCGGCCGGAGGCGGCCGAGCAGGTGTGCGGGCTGTCCGAGGACGTGCTCTTCTCGCTGGCGGAGAAGTCGCTGGTGGAGTTCGTGGGCGGCCGGTTCCGGATGCTGGAGACGATCAGGGCGTTCTGCGCGGAACGGCTGGCGGAGTCGGGCGAGGCCGAACCGATCTCCGAGGCGCACGCCCGCTACTACCTCGACCTGGTCATGACGGCCGACCCGCGGCTGCGCACCCGCGAGCAGCTGGAGTGGCTGGTCCGGCTCGACGAGGAGAGCGCCGAGCTCGACGCCGCGATCCGCTGGGCGACCGCCTCCGGGCGGCCGGAGCTGGGGCTGCGGCTGCTGGCCCACTGCGCCTGCTACTGGTGGATGCGCGGCCACCGCGTCACCGGCGCCCACCTGGCCGCCGACCTGCTGACCACGCTCGCCTTCCGGCCTCCGCCGGGCATGGAGGAGGAGTACGTCATGTGCGTGCTCATCAGGGCGTGGACCGGCGACATCGACGACGAGCTGCGCGCCCGGCTGGCGGAGGCGCGGCAACTGCTGCCGGCGTACAGCCTGCCGCTGCGGCTGGAGTTCCTCTCGATGCTGCTCTCGGCCTACACGGGGCCGCCCGGCGAGTACGACGAGGTCCACGCCGCGCTCATCAACCGCGCCAACGACCTCCAGCCCTGGCAGGAGGCGCTGTCCTCCGGCGGTGTGGGGTTCCTGCTCCAGTCGGTCGGCCGGGTCGCCGAGGCGTTGGACAACTTCGAGCGGAGCCTGGCCGCGTTCAAGGCCATCGGGGAGCGGTGGGGCATGGTGATGACGCTGTCCGGCCTCGGCTCCCTGTACGAGGAGAAGGGCGACTTCACGACCGCGGTCGCGCTGGCCGACGAGGCGCTGGCGGTGGCCACCGAGCTGGGCGCCGAGACGGAGATCGCCGAGGCCCTGTGCCGGCGGGGCGACGCCCGGCTCCACCTGGCCGACGCGACGGGCGCGCGGGCCGACTACCTGCGGGCCGCCGGGATGTCGCGCAGGAACGGCTCGACGGAGACGTTGGCGTGGGCGCGCCTCGGGCTGGGCCGGGTCGCGCTGTTCCAGGGCGACCTGGACGAGGCCCGCGCCCTGCTCGTCCAGGCGCGTGAGGAGGTCCCGGCAGACTGGTACTCCGCGGAGGACACCCGCGCCCGCATCGCCACCGCCCTCGACGAGGTGAACGCCCGCTCAGCCGTCACTCCATCAGCCGAACCTCCGCACGAGGCCGTCAGCACGGCACCGGCCGGACCTCCGCACGAGGCCGTCAGCGAGCCACCGGCCGAGCCGACCGGCGATCCATCAACCGCCCCTCCTAGCGAGGCCGTAAACCCGCCTCCACCCGGGCCTTCACCCGGACCTCTGCCCGGGCCTGACGGCGGGACGGTCAGCGAGCGGTAG
- a CDS encoding sensor histidine kinase encodes MRRLRRESRRQVVYDLLLWAVLGIFVAAMGPDPFVDPAAFAMVSLPRIGLATVAVLVGRRWPLAALVLLLPLGPWQFSEGFATVDLSWLLPRRNVKILPLLASSPFIMWYAYLTGRRLAVLWPAPLAFCLISAVGVGVVLAKGGDLALWVSMVTALLGTYVVPYLLGLLRRRLLQGRTQARLAAEAQARLRERARIAREMHDSLGHDLALIAVRAAGLEMAPGLAETQVRAAGELRLAAADATDRLRQIIGLLREDSDAAPLSPVNEDVTELVRRARDSGMPITLDLAPGPVPGLAHAVIQEGLTNAAKHAPGAPVGVRVSPERVTVRSGRPRARPLALPGGLGLAGLRERVRLAGGTLTAGPVGDGFELDVSIPRAGERDPRGSGGNRRPAGRRSEHD; translated from the coding sequence GTGAGACGTCTTCGCCGGGAGAGCCGCCGCCAGGTGGTCTACGACCTGCTGCTCTGGGCCGTGCTCGGCATCTTCGTGGCGGCCATGGGCCCTGACCCGTTCGTGGATCCGGCCGCCTTCGCCATGGTGAGCCTGCCCAGGATCGGGCTGGCCACGGTCGCGGTGCTGGTGGGCCGGCGCTGGCCGCTGGCCGCGCTGGTGCTGCTGCTGCCGCTGGGGCCGTGGCAGTTCAGCGAGGGGTTCGCGACCGTGGACCTGAGCTGGCTGCTGCCCAGGCGCAACGTGAAGATCCTGCCGCTGCTGGCCAGCTCGCCGTTCATCATGTGGTACGCCTACCTCACCGGGCGGCGCCTGGCCGTCCTCTGGCCCGCGCCGCTGGCGTTCTGCCTGATCTCGGCCGTCGGCGTGGGCGTGGTGCTGGCCAAGGGCGGCGACCTCGCCCTGTGGGTGTCCATGGTGACTGCGCTGCTCGGCACGTACGTGGTGCCGTACCTGCTGGGGCTGCTCAGGCGCAGGCTGCTGCAGGGGCGCACGCAGGCGAGGCTGGCCGCCGAGGCGCAGGCGCGGCTGCGCGAGCGGGCCCGGATCGCGCGGGAGATGCACGACTCCCTCGGCCACGACCTGGCCCTGATCGCCGTGCGGGCGGCCGGGCTGGAGATGGCCCCGGGGCTGGCCGAGACGCAGGTCAGGGCGGCGGGGGAGCTGCGGCTGGCGGCGGCCGACGCCACGGACCGGCTGCGCCAGATCATCGGGCTGCTACGGGAGGACTCCGACGCGGCGCCGCTGTCACCCGTGAACGAGGACGTGACCGAGCTGGTGCGGCGGGCCAGGGACTCCGGCATGCCGATCACCCTGGACCTGGCGCCGGGGCCGGTGCCCGGCCTGGCGCACGCGGTGATCCAGGAAGGGCTCACGAACGCCGCCAAGCACGCCCCCGGGGCCCCGGTCGGGGTGCGGGTCTCGCCGGAGCGCGTCACCGTGCGCAGCGGCCGGCCGCGCGCCCGGCCCCTCGCGCTGCCCGGCGGGCTGGGGCTGGCGGGCCTGCGCGAGCGCGTCCGGCTGGCCGGGGGCACCTTGACCGCCGGTCCGGTCGGCGACGGCTTCGAGCTGGACGTGAGCATCCCCCGCGCGGGGGAGCGGGATCCCCGCGGCTCGGGAGGGAATCGACGGCCCGCCGGGCGACGCTCGGAGCATGACTGA